In the Sorghum bicolor cultivar BTx623 chromosome 4, Sorghum_bicolor_NCBIv3, whole genome shotgun sequence genome, AGTGTTTGAAGTTTGACTAattatatagataaaaatattaatgtttGTGACATCAAATAAATATACAACAACAATATGTTTCACGGCAAATCTAGTATACTATTAGTACGATAAATAAAAATTAGTatcttatataaatttagttaaacttgaCATATTAAACCCTAATTCTTTCTTAGAATTATATTCTTTTTTGAATAGAAGGAGTATGTTATACCTTAAGGCTTGTTTGGCTGCACACTGATCCACCCCAATCCATATGGGTTCGGAGGTATTGGGATggataattaattaaattttcCACCTTAATACCTTACAATCCATGTGGGTTGTGGTGGAATTGTTTGCAACCAAATAAGCCCTTAGAGCATTTTCAACTGTTTGGCAAAATTCGTTTTCCAATTCTTGTTGTTTGTCaacttctaaaataatatagaaagaattttttttatctCCAACAGTCTAACAAATTTTGTTTCTAAAAACTCAAAAACTCGCTAACGAAGAGTCCCGCTAAGTGAACGAAGAAACCCGCTAAGTAACAAAGAGCCCCCTGCTAAGCATGAGGAGGAAGACCGATGCCAAGCACGGAACCCACGCGTATATTTGTGCGCTAGATAGAGAGATATGACAAATTGGAAAAGATAGGGAATTGGGATACAAAACTGTTAGAGTGAGAGAGTTTTTTTTATCATTTTGCTAAAAAATTGTGAATGCTATTAGAGATGCTCGGTTGTTTCTTGTCTCATCCATGGATGTTTTGGCCCCACCCACGGCCCACATGTAAATGGAGCATATATAGAGAAAACGCGGAGGACCCCATGATGCAAATTACTGAATGACCATAGGGGGGAACAGACTAGAATTGGTAGAATAGTTAAAGCCTAGTTAATAATTAGTTGTTATATTAGTTGGGCGTTCTAGATGATTTTGCCGACTATAGAACAAACTATAGATGCGCCGTCTCGACGAGCTTCTTCTCCAgagattttctttcttttttggttTTCGCCACGACTGACCTGTAAAAGTCGGCTGTATATGGTTAGGTTTCCTGCTCCACACACTGCAAATTCGATCCTATATATCTCAACTGGTCCGTGCGATCCTCGTACGATCCGGTCGTACTTCGCTGAGCGACCGAGGGTCAACAAACAGTTGAAGACAAAGCCATGGGACGGTCACGGTGCAATAGCTGAAGGAAGCTGATATTACATCATCATTGTATGCAATCAACCTCTGTGTTCTGCTGGTCTTAGATCAGGAACTCATCAATGTCTAAGATGAGCTGTGGTGGAGTTATCCTTGACGAACTTCTTGAACGACACGAGGATCGGGGAGCGCACCACGTTCTTGGGCGACACCCACGCGAGCTGCCCCTCGGCGATCCCCTCCTGGATACTTGTGTCCGTAGACCTGATGGTGACCGTGAACCTCTTCGCCTCGTTCACCTTCCTGAACACGAGCATCTCCGGATCCACCGTCACCGACACCGTGCTCGGCACCTCCACCTTGGACACGTACACGGAGACGGCGCGCCCGACGTTGGTCACGACGCGCGTGACATTGACGACGTAGGGCTCCTGGTCCAGGAACGCCGTGATGGACGGGTAGTTGAGGTCCTTCTGCTCCACCACGGCCATCTGCGCGCACGCCACCGGCGGCAGCGGGTGGATGATGGAGTTGATCTCGTGGTCCGAGTACCTGAGCCCACACAGGTAGGGGATGTAGTCCAGCGCCGTCAGGTTGTACACCAGCCCCGGGTTCATGGCCTTCATGGGGTCGACGAACCCGGCGCCCAGCGTCAGCAGGCTGGCAGGGGACCCGTCATGGGCCGCTATCGGCTTCCCGCTGCGGTCCTTGGGGTCGGCCGTCGTTATGATGGCCGATTTGATCGCCGCCGGCGTCCATGTCGGGTGTGCTTTCTTCAGCACCGCGGCGACCCCGCTGAGGTGCGGCGTGGCCATGGACGTGCCGGACAGGACGTCGAACTTGGCCGCCAGTGGATTGGGTGGTGTCATGAGCCCCGCCGGCTTGGGCACGCCGGCGATGATGTTCACTCCAGGGCCCGTGATGTCGGGCTTGAGGATCCCCTGGTTTTGCTTGCTTGGCCCCCGCGACGAGAACGCCGCCACCACGGGGGAGTCGCGGTTGCCCAGCACGGTTCCTTTGAAGATCAGCTCGCCCGTCGGCATGTCCGTGGAGTTCATGTATGCCCTGATCTTCTGCCCTGTCGAGTAGGTCACCTGCGACGCCGGGAGCGCGTGCGCCTTGGGTTGGATCACCGACCCGAACTCCACGATGGTGATCACAACCATACCGGCCGCGCCGGCTTCGCGTAGGGCGGCGCCCATCTCGAGGGAGGTCAAGTTGCCACCGGCGTCGCAGACGACTATCTTTCCTCCGACGTGCTCCGGCGTAAGCACCTTCTCGTCGGAACATGTGCCGTCGCTGAGGTCTCTTACCAGAGGGCGCGGCAAGCTTAGGAAACCCTGTGGCTGGAACAACGACTCGCCGTCGAGCTCGACTCCGTTGCCAAGCCTTACGGAGGCGACGAACCTCCGGTCAGTTGTCGCCGCCGCCACGGTGAGCAGCCACGGCGCCTCGTTGGCAACCGTGGCCGGGTCCGGGCCCATGTTTCCACCCGCGGCGCTGATGAAGATGCCTTTCATGATGgcggtgtagcccccgagcgcGATGGGGTCGTAGGCGAAGTCACCGGCCTCGTCGTCGCCGAGCGAGAGCGAGAGCACGTCGACGCCCTCGTCGACGGCGTCGTCGAGCGCTGCCAGTATGTCGTCGCGGTCGCATCCCTTGTCCTCGAAGCACACCTGGTAGAGCGCGATGTGCGCGCGGGGGGCCATGCCGGCGGCCGTCCCGAGCCCGTTGCCCATGACGTTGGCGCCGGGCACGAACGCGCCGGCCGCCGTGCTCGACGTGTGCGTCCCGTGCGAGCCCGTGCTGACGGGCAGCACCGGGTCGTCGACCCCTTGAAACTTCCACTTGGCCGACTCGTAGAACGACCGCGCGCCGATCAGCTTGTTGTTGCAGACGGAGCTGTTGAAGTCGCACCGGCCCTTCCActtggccggcggcggcgggacgcCCGTCCCGTCGAACGACGGGTGTCCGGGGCTGATGCCGTCGTCGAGGACGCCGATGATGATCCCTTCGCCCATGTTGCTCTTGTTCCACAGGCCGCCGCGGGAGCCTTTGCCGTTGAGCCCGAGCATCTGCGGCGTGTGGGTGGTCATCAACCTGTACGTCTTCTCTGGTATGGCCTTGACGAACCAGTCCATGCCGGCCATCTCGCGGACCTCGTCGACGGTGAGGCGGGCCGAGAAGCCGTTCACGACGTGGCGGTAGGAGTAGATGAGGCGCGCCATGGCGGCCGGATCCTTGTTGAGCTCCTCCTCGGCCATGTCGCACACGGACGCGAGCAGGGACGCGTGCCAGTCCGAGACGTCCTTGAACATGCTCCGGTCGTACTCGTACGGCGTGCGCACGATGATGAGGTAGTTCTTGTGCAAGCCGTGGTCATTGTGGGCGACGGCGGTGCTCACCAGAAGCAAGGCGAGGAAGAAGACGGCAGCACGGAGGGAGACAAGTGCCGCTATGCGCATTGGATTTGGAGGATCGTCCATTGAAGAACAGACTAAACCAAAGAGAACCGATGATGGGCAGCTACAAGCGAGGAGATTGCTAATTATTATCCTAAAAACGGCATTGTGCCTAACTAATGGGAATGATGGGTAACCTTGTGCCTGCACTGCaggatgaacaagcttaatatagCATAGGTGAGCAGGATTAAGGTTGCTTGCTTGCACGGCCACAAGCTCAGTTGCATGTGCTTCATTTGAGCTCCAAACGTGGAGGAAATGGAAGAGGCTTCTGCACCTCACATTTCTGCACGGTTGTGTGGAGATGCCAGTCTAAATTCAGTCTTCTCTTCAATCTTGATACGTACCCAACCTACAACGAAGGTTTCAATGCGTCGGCAGGAATCATACAGATCATTCTGGCATTCCGGCATGCAAATGCAGCGGTCACcctaataaaaaaaaatcataaaatacagTTAATCAGGGCACATGCCTGAAAAAGAAAGACAGATCTCCCTAGCTTTGTGTCACGTTGTTTctgcattctaaattataattcACACTAACATTTTTCCAAGTCAAATTTCTCTAATTTTTATcacatttataaaaaaaatcattaATGTCTACaatttctctatttattatttttgtgaAATTCGCCTGAACTATATTCTATATATACATCAATGTCTACAACCATCAGATTTCCATCCAACAAATCCAAATCTATTAGCACAAATCACAATAGagaaattatatattttttgtatgaAAAGACAAGGACGAAACTGTTCACTGAACTATAGGAGATGTGATATTCTATTTCATGTAAAACGATAGCTATCCGTTGGAACTCAGAAGAAGACTACTCATGTGACTTCCTCACCTATATATCTGATATTCTGATGTACAGTAGCTTGCTTCCTAGGAGTAACAATAACACTGTTTTCAACATGTACAGTCCTCTGATTTTCTAATTGTGATAACTACTTGAACCCTCCATCAGAACTAAGCAGAGATGATGGATATCGGACTACGCACGACATGCTCTTCGGACACCCACGCGAGCTGCGCCCCCAAAATTTCAGACTCCAACGCGCTGCCTGGAGCAGCCCTTTCCATGGTGACGACAAAACTCGCCTTTTGGTTCACCTCGTCGAACTGCAATTCTCCAGGAACCACCGTGATGGAGACCCCGTCCGGTGCACTCACGTCCACCCGGTACACCGACCTGGCCGCTCCGACGTTGGTCACCGTCCGGCTGACCGTCACGGCCGGCCCGTCCACCGTCAGCGCGACCATGATCGATGGGGCGTTGAGATCTTTCGCCTCGGTGTTCTCCATCTCGGCGCAATGAACCGCGGGTGCAGGGTAGATGATGCGGTTCACTTGCTCGTCGGTGTAGCCCAGCCCGCAGAGGTAAGGGATGTACTCTTCCGGCGAGGTGTCGTACACCAGGCCCGGGTCGATGGCTTTGGCCGCGTCGACGAGGCCGGCGCCCATGGCGAAGTAGCTCGCCGGCGTGCCTGTCTCGTCCGTCAGCGACGCGTCGGCCGTGGTCATTATCGCGGACTTGATGGCCGCGGGCGACCAGGTCGGGTGGGCGCTCTTTATCAGCGCCGCCACCCCGCTGAGATGCGGCGCCGCCATGGACGTGCCAGAGAGCGACGCGAAGCTTTGGCCGCGCGCCGACCTTGGCACCGCCCCGAGGATGTCGACGCCGGGACCCACGATGTCCGGCTTCATCACGCCGCCGTTGTTGCGGCTCGGCCCCCGCGAGGAGAATCCCGGGATGGTAGCGGCGGAACGAGGAGCGCCGCCCTGCTGTGACTGTGAGCTTGCGCCGACCGTGAGTATCCACGGCGCGTCGTTTGCGACCGACCCAGGCGTGCGTCCCTTGTTGCCCGCCGCGGCGCAGACGAAGACGCCCCTCACGACAGCCGAGAACGTGGCCGCGACGACGGGGTCCTCGTGGAACCCCAGGCCGTCGTCGTCCCCGAGCGACAGCGAGAGCACGTCGACGCCGTCGGCAAGCGCCGCCTCGACGGCGTGCACGACCGAGCCCCTGGAGCACCCGCGCGCCGCGCCCGCGCACACCTGGTAGAACGCGAGGTGCGCGCGCGGCGCCACGCCGGACACCACCACCACGGGGGCGCCAGCAGGCGCGCCGCCCGCTCGGCGCACGAACGCGCCGGCCGCGACGCTGGACGCGTGCGTCCCGTGCGTGCCCGGCCTCGGCGCCGTGCCGGGTCGACGCAGGTGCCGCGTGAAGTCCCTGGCGCCGATGAGCTTGCTGTTGCACGACGCGACGCCGGCGTGCTTGCACCGGCCCCGCCACctggtgggcggcggcggcatccCTTCGTCGCCGAACGACGGGTGCCCCGCGTCGATGCCGTCGTCGAGCACCCCGATGATGACGCCTTCGCCCATGTTGCTCGTGCTCCACACCGCTTCGTGCTGGCCGCCTTGCAGCGCGAgggtgtcgtcgtcgtcgtcgtgcagCGCGGTTGCCGCGAGCAgcagcttggaggagagcacgAGCAGGAGAGCGATCTTTGAGGAAGCCATTTGAGATGGAGAGTGTGCATTTCACAAGGCCGCTGGAATGGACGTGAAGATTGGTGtgggggaggaaggagaaggagcagACATATATACGTGCCGAGGCAGTTCGGTGGCGAACAAGCGTTGCCAGTCCTGGGCTAAAACTGAGCTGGCCAAGCAGTTGAGCTCGTAGGTTGTTCAGTTGAAGAAGTTTGACTGTTTGAGCAGGTAGGTCCAGATCATCTGTAGCCGGTGGAAAGGAAACCCAGTTGAAACTCTCTGCTTCAACGTTCCGTGCGGTTGGCAGTTGCAACTGGACTGGGCCATTTTTGGAAACGGCGTCATCGGACGAACTCGTGCCGTTTCCACAGGCCGTAACCGTGCCTGTCTCTCGGGGAAATGTTTTTCGTGTGTCCAGAAATAGAGGGAGAAGCACCGTCCATTTCACGCTTGTGCTGTTCTGAAGCACCAATGCGCGCGGCGCCACAAATGTTACATCACGAAtcgagatttttttaaaaaaaatgcaatGGCGTAACCGGAAGGAGAGGCAGCGATGGAGGACGCGTGCGGGCGCACGACCGCGGCAGTCACGTCCTGCTGGGGCCGGTTCGGCGTGGCGGTGCTGTGGCGCAGGCTCATCAGGCGCATGAGCTGGCCCCGCCGGCGGTACCGAACGTACGTCCTCGGCGCCGGCGGCCTCAACTACGACCCGCTCAGCTACTCCCAGAACTTCGACGACGACGGCAAAGTCTGCGAGTGCGAGCCCGGCTTCTTGGCCAGGTACGGCGCCCTCGCGCGGCTCGCCGGCTTGCCGGGGCAGGCGGAGCCACCATCGAATCCTTGAGCCGTTTGTGCTTCCAGGCGGAGTTGGCTGAGTTATGGCACATCGCATGCAGCCGCCCCGGCCGGCGCAGCGCAAGTCTCCGGCATGAAGAGGCATGGGGTGATGGGGGCAAGGGGAAGCCCAAGAGCCTCGCAGCCGCCTTCCTTGCATTCGCGCGGActtccggcggcggcgaggataTGGGTTACATGTATAATTTTAACTCAGATCTCAGAGTATGTACACATGTACCTATACCTACACGGCTACTCGAAGTATGTTACCATCATAAGACTAAggcgactaaggccttgtttagtttcttcccaaaacccaaaatttttatcGAATATTTGAactatgaaacattaaatataaataaaacaaaaactaattacacaatttatctgtaatttacgaaacaaatcttttaaacctagttagtctataattggataatatttgtcacatacaaacaaaagtgctacaatggccgtttcagaactaaacaaggcctaaactatCGCTTACATATATAGGTTTGTttgttccccttgctaaattatCACTTTAGCTAAACTTCCAAACATATTAACTAaaaagaagctaaaatagtttaatcTCACTAGTCACTTTAAGAGtaattaaaataattttagctggcTAAGTTTAGCAAGGGAACTAATTAGGCCCTTAGGCTTAGGCTTGCTTCCCAATCCCAAGTTGCTTGTTTGATTAGGGATATTGAAGTTTAACaggtactatagtatttttgttttatttgacaattaatatCCAAacaactaattaggcttaaaaattttataaataatctatatttaatactttatgtattcgATGTGATAGTCAGTAATGTTTAACAGCCCGACCAAAAAGGGCCAGTCTCAGATTCCCCGGGCCATGCATGCATACACATGTGGATACTGAGCAAACAGGATACAAAACTGGCCATTGTTTCTATATACAAACGAAACTAAAATACAAAACCAGGTTCCCCAAAGCCCGAAGGGAAGTATCAATCACCTTTACCTTTACTGATAATACAAAATTTTCTATGGCCTAGCTCGATCTGAGATTACCCAAAAGATGTACAATATTCTGCAATCCTAATACACAACTTTGTTAACAGCACCCAAAAATTGGATTCTGCGGTAACTTCAACTAAACCCCTCAAAACCAGGCTCCCCGAAGCCCGAAGGGAAGTACCAACCACCTTTACCTTTGCTGATAGTACAAAATTTTCTATCGCCTAGCTCGATCTGAGATTACCGAAAAGATGATGCAATCCTAATGCACAACTTTGTTAACAGCACCCAAAAATTGGATTGTGCGGTAACTTCAACTAAACCCCTCACAGGTCAGACTATCCCAGATCCGCATACCGATGCCAGTTCTGTACTTGCAGTGTTGCTGCACTGCACCATCATCTCATTTCACGATCAAAAGCTCCTCGTGGGAACCTCTTGTTCGGGTTCAGAAAACATTAATGTATTGAGAAACTCATAGGACGTAAAGAATATAGCACCTTGAGACATATACATAGCCAGCCTTGGAATCAAACCCCTGTGAGAAAACATGTCGCTTGATAACTTGCGTACTCACAATAAGGTCTTTTTCAGACAGGAATGAATAATAATTGAAATAACTAGCTTGGTATGCCTCAGGCAAATCTTTGTACCTGTAAAGACCACATAAGCCTTCACGCCGAAAAATTTCTTTTAGTGCATGAACCACCCCATCATACTTGCTAACAGGGTTGAGTGCCTGATTATTAACagaaagaaagctgaagcattaGCTTAGTTAGGAACATTAGTCTGTTGTTGAATGTAAGCTAGTTGTCCGTGATTATAATTCTATTACAAAAAATAGCCAACAATATCCGATAAACATCACAATTAGAAGTCAATGTGGCATATGCAGGTGTCACAGTACCTGTAATTGCACTCGTGTCTTGACAACATCAAATGGCGTTGTACAGAGAGCAGCAGTTGACCCAGCAAAACCTCCACATAAAAGCTGCAATGAACCAAAGGGGTGCAATGTTGGTTTTATCTGTTGTATTTGAGATGCTAGAACAGGTAAATCATCATATAGAGCTGGCGGTTTCTTATTTCTTATTTCTTCTCTTTGAAGCATTGGCTACCAATGCAGGATAGTATTAGAAATGCGCACGTTTTCTACTTCAATTCTAACTAACAAAAACATTTAATGGGTGTATACATGTGCAAGAAATTACAAATGAGAAGGTAAGAGTTAAAAAGGCACAAAGATATTGGTGTATGAATAATGGATGCTAATATCATGCACCTAAAGCATTAAACCGGATAGGGTTACACAGGAAGAACCCAGAAGGTCATCCTTTTCTTTGAACTTGGGCAATCAAGTGACTGATGTAATGTCAAGGTATGGGCTTTGAGTAGCTGCATTGGCTGATACGAATTCTGGATGTGTATGAAAATCACAATGCTTCACCTGAAGTCTGTAGGTAAGGTCAGCAGCATGCAGAAAAATAGAGGAGTGGCATGGTTCTCCTTCCCGCAACTATAAAAGGCGACCCATGTCAGCTGAAGTATGAACCAATGCAGCTACTCAAGCCCATACCTTGGCATTATGCCAGTCACTAGATTGTGCTAGTTCAAAATGCAAGGATGCCCTTCATTTCTGCTTAGCTCTATTTGGTTTTATGCTTCAGGTGCATGAGATTAGCATCAATTATTCAGAAGCAAACATCTTTGTGCTTTTCTTTAACTTATATAACTTTGCATTTGTTATTTCTTATTACACAGGTTTACAGGTGGGCATAAGAATGATGCCTTAACAAGGTAAGGTTCAGAAACTAACCGTTTGGCCAGAATTGAGTTTGGCATCATCAGGTGCTGATTTCAACAGAGACTGCTTCAGACTCTCATAGGCATAAAACTATAAAATTCAAAAAAGGAATCATGTTCTTTAAACACCAGAAACAAATTACCAAATTAAAGAAAAAATTGAATTATTGGACTGGAATGCAAGTACTTCGATTTTGATACCTTTACTATGGAATGTGGGATATTTCTGCAAAGAACAGCACCCCATCCAGTGTATAATGAAGCAATGCCACCCTTTTTGAGGCATCCTACTAAAGCATTCCTGATGGCATGAATCTCTTATTAGAGGATGATGAAAGGATGACATCCTACTGAAGCATTCGTTTTGAAGATATCCTACTCAAGCATTACTCATGACATGAAACTAGTAGATTACTATATTTATGTCTAGAAATGAAGCTTCTAAATACAGCAAATAAACGAATGAACAGCCCAAAAagaggcaaggaaaattcaaaaTGAGTACCAGCAGTTCTGATAATGGGAACCCACTTGCATTTGTTGTTTTATGCATTCACTGGGTGTAAAAACAAAGGATGTTGCAATACTAGAGCAGCCACCAGCAGCACAATGCGCAATTGAATGATATTCCTGTAGAGATGTTAATGTATCAGCATAAAGAAGATTGAATGATATACCATGTAATGACGACAAAAAATTCAGCATAAAACTAACTGAAATTACCTTTGGAAAAACAGGCAGAAGAGCCCCCTTTACTGTTTCATAAGTTAAGGTATAAATAGCAGAAATTGGTGCAGAACAAGCAAGTTTGCTAGCAAGTCCTCCATATAGCCCCATAACACCTTTACTAATCATCAAGCACTAAATTAATATAGAAAATTATAGTTCTCAAAGGGTAACACATAGAAATTGGAAAGAAAATTTAGGTTGTGAAAATTGCTCTCATTGAGCATTACCTCTCTCAACAAGTGTGCGCCTTAGTGTATGGTAGACTGAACTTTGTCCACAACTGTTAGCCTGAATTATCGTTTTCACAGTATCAATTGGATGCAAAGAAACACTGACTGCTGTCCCAGCTAATGCTCCTGACACAGCATGCCTATTTACGGTAACAGCACCATCAAATTGATGCTGAAAAGTTGGTTGGAGCTCTTGTGAACACTTGTCAACAGAAAGCTGCAGACACACATCATCCCTACTAGCACATTCATCTGCATTTGCTGAATTAAGAACAACAGCATCACCCACCAGACAAGACATGTGTTTTGATTCGTCAAGCTGATCATCTGTGCATGCCTCACTGAAAACCTGATTCCCTGGCAATATCCTCACCTCTTTGGCAATTTCCATTTCGTGAACTGGGCAAGCTAAAAAAATAGAATCTTCTTGAAATTTTTCTAGATTGCATTCAGTATTGTGTCGAGAACTTTCACAATCATGTGTACTGCTAGTTTCTTCATTTGAGATAGTAAATAGCTCATTAGGCGTGCTTCTTCTTTGATTCGAATAGCTACTAATGTCTATATTGTTGGAACCAGCACAAATTTCCTCACACATGCTTCTTTTGCTATTCTCAGAAGTCccaattttttccatcttttcgGTTTGCATAGAGTATATAGTTCCAAATTGCAAATAATCTGCACCTCCAACATTATTTGTGGAATGCATATGCCTCCATGTGAATGATGCACCAACAATGCTATTGAATGGTGTCAGCATTAACATCTTCTTCTTTACCGAAATAAGATCCTCATAAATTTCTTTTGGTGTAGACAAAAAGTTTTGAGATCTCAAACCACTTGAGCTTTCCACACGGCAAGGTGTCAGTATATTTCCTTGTTGATCCCTGCTAAAGCACACAGGATCTTCCCTACTCGAAGTCCCATGAATATCAGATCTTTGAGTTGTGCCAGATGATTCAGGCTGGCCAACAAGATTCCAGATTCCAGTCAATGCAGATACAAACTGGGGAGTGGTCAATCTTCTGTAAGCATATGTTCTGCAAGATTGAGAACTTTgccttgattgatgattggcaTCTCGCTCCTTAGTAATCAAAGCATCTGGCTCAAATAAATGGTGCTCATCTAATGAAAACCTGTGGTAATTGATTGTTGACTTTGCCGCTTTTGAAGCTCGGCGTGTCGAGTTCATCTTTAACTAGCTTGCAAGGTAGTAAGTATATCAAAAAAAGAgaatgtccaaccaatcagctGCTTGAGATCTGCAGGGAGCAATAATGAACAGAGGGTATTTAGCTCACTGAAGTAGTTCTCTCGAAGCAAAGTCATTTGAGACTTTCAGTGGCTACCAAACGGAGAATATAGCTAGCAAGTAGTTTCTGATAGTAGCACCCTCACCCTAGTAAGACCGAATGTCATGGGCATCAGCAATCTACAAAAACAACCGAGCAAGCAGAAGCAATCCAGTTGCTCGAATAGGATGACAAGCATCTGAAAGCTCAGataaatagagaaaaaaatCACGGAAACTCCGAATCCCCGGTACTCTGCTATTCGGGGCATTTCTCCGAACACACCGTGTGCGTCCCCGAGCGTCTCATCCCCCACATACGCGAGCTAACAATATTACTCGATTCGATACGAGTGGGCACTCGAACGCGTGCGACCATTCGAGTTGGGATCCGAGGGTGCTTACCTCGAGATGACAGCGAGCGAGCTCCTGTCGGTCGCGGGCCACGCTTCAcggggacgaggaggaggagaagggccGCGTTCTGCatctcctccgcctccgcctcccccCTCCTACTCAAATGGCAGAGAGGTTTATGCCGTCGTGGGAGCCTGGTCTCGCGTCCGCAgcatctccatctccatgacTCTTCTTGCTCTGCTGTTCTCCAGCTCTTTCGAGGAATCGAGGCCGGCGGCGCAGTCGGTGGGTCAGGGTCTTCGGTTCTTCCCTGCAGGTCCCAGCACGTGCTTGCGGTAACATCGGACGGCTAGGACTGCGCCCTGTTGGCTCGAGAGCCGAATTTGCCAGCTTTTAAGTTGGGTTTTTTTCTCACAGCAAATTAACAAAAAAATACTTTCAGAGATGACTTTTCAGCTAAATAAATATAGTATCTTAAATAATATAGTATACAAATACTATGCAATCCTaagttttcaaataaaaaaccatagtattttttttaaatgcaACCCTTGATGTTGAAACACTCTTTCTCTCCTTTTTCTCTTCTTCTCCATCTCCAACGGTTTTAGAATAACTTTTTTTAAGACAACCAAGCCAAATAGTGACCAAAGAGACGGAGACGGTGGTGATGATGACACCATTTTGAGTGGGCAGAGGGCCAGATCAAGGACGGAGGCGACCATAGCAATAACGATAACACGAAGAGGGGAGAGAAGGAGGTTGCCACGAGTGTGATGTGCGGTGGGCGGTGGGTGGTGGCAACATgttaggaggaggaggaagctaCCAAGAAAAACACAGTAGTTTCATGAGACCCAATTCCATTTTCGCAGTCGTTCATGCGATTCAACCGTGGTGAATGAGAGAACGCGCCTGCATGGACTCAACATTCCCTTTTCGTCCCATTCATTTTTTGTCCTTCTTTTTACTCGTTCTCGAATATATTCCCCCGTGACATGCAGAAATCCATACATGTGctgtatgctgatcagattcatTCCATGGCAAGACACCTGCACAAACATTTCCTTTTTCTtcctttcattttttttctttttacaattttttattttaccaTTTTTTACATTTACATATTTATAAGCTATACTACACCGTTATTTTCGTTCATAATTTCATATTTCTGCTAATATGTTATGATGCATCTAAGTGCTTAAATATAACTTATACACTCCAACTTTACATCTAAGTTACTCCTTTTATCCCTAAAAACTTTAACTTCaaattgtcctaagtcaaacgtt is a window encoding:
- the LOC8073930 gene encoding subtilisin-like protease SBT1.8, with the protein product MDDPPNPMRIAALVSLRAAVFFLALLLVSTAVAHNDHGLHKNYLIIVRTPYEYDRSMFKDVSDWHASLLASVCDMAEEELNKDPAAMARLIYSYRHVVNGFSARLTVDEVREMAGMDWFVKAIPEKTYRLMTTHTPQMLGLNGKGSRGGLWNKSNMGEGIIIGVLDDGISPGHPSFDGTGVPPPPAKWKGRCDFNSSVCNNKLIGARSFYESAKWKFQGVDDPVLPVSTGSHGTHTSSTAAGAFVPGANVMGNGLGTAAGMAPRAHIALYQVCFEDKGCDRDDILAALDDAVDEGVDVLSLSLGDDEAGDFAYDPIALGGYTAIMKGIFISAAGGNMGPDPATVANEAPWLLTVAAATTDRRFVASVRLGNGVELDGESLFQPQGFLSLPRPLVRDLSDGTCSDEKVLTPEHVGGKIVVCDAGGNLTSLEMGAALREAGAAGMVVITIVEFGSVIQPKAHALPASQVTYSTGQKIRAYMNSTDMPTGELIFKGTVLGNRDSPVVAAFSSRGPSKQNQGILKPDITGPGVNIIAGVPKPAGLMTPPNPLAAKFDVLSGTSMATPHLSGVAAVLKKAHPTWTPAAIKSAIITTADPKDRSGKPIAAHDGSPASLLTLGAGFVDPMKAMNPGLVYNLTALDYIPYLCGLRYSDHEINSIIHPLPPVACAQMAVVEQKDLNYPSITAFLDQEPYVVNVTRVVTNVGRAVSVYVSKVEVPSTVSVTVDPEMLVFRKVNEAKRFTVTIRSTDTSIQEGIAEGQLAWVSPKNVVRSPILVSFKKFVKDNSTTAHLRH
- the LOC8073931 gene encoding uncharacterized protein LOC8073931, which gives rise to MEDACGRTTAAVTSCWGRFGVAVLWRRLIRRMSWPRRRYRTYVLGAGGLNYDPLSYSQNFDDDGKVCECEPGFLARYGALARLAGLPGQAEPPSNP
- the LOC8076063 gene encoding uncharacterized protein LOC8076063 → MNSTRRASKAAKSTINYHRFSLDEHHLFEPDALITKERDANHQSRQSSQSCRTYAYRRLTTPQFVSALTGIWNLVGQPESSGTTQRSDIHGTSSREDPVCFSRDQQGNILTPCRVESSSGLRSQNFLSTPKEIYEDLISVKKKMLMLTPFNSIVGASFTWRHMHSTNNVGGADYLQFGTIYSMQTEKMEKIGTSENSKRSMCEEICAGSNNIDISSYSNQRRSTPNELFTISNEETSSTHDCESSRHNTECNLEKFQEDSIFLACPVHEMEIAKEVRILPGNQVFSEACTDDQLDESKHMSCLVGDAVVLNSANADECASRDDVCLQLSVDKCSQELQPTFQHQFDGAVTVNRHAVSGALAGTAVSVSLHPIDTVKTIIQANSCGQSSVYHTLRRTLVERGVMGLYGGLASKLACSAPISAIYTLTYETVKGALLPVFPKEYHSIAHCAAGGCSSIATSFVFTPSECIKQQMQVGSHYQNCWNALVGCLKKGGIASLYTGWGAVLCRNIPHSIVKFYAYESLKQSLLKSAPDDAKLNSGQTLLCGGFAGSTAALCTTPFDVVKTRVQLQALNPVSKYDGVVHALKEIFRREGLCGLYRGLIPRLAMYMSQGAIFFTSYEFLNTLMFSEPEQEVPTRSF
- the LOC110434358 gene encoding subtilisin-like protease SBT1.2, whose product is MKPDIVGPGVDILGAVPRSARGQSFASLSGTSMAAPHLSGVAALIKSAHPTWSPAAIKSAIMTTADASLTDETGTPASYFAMGAGLVDAAKAIDPGLVYDTSPEEYIPYLCGLGYTDEQVNRIIYPAPAVHCAEMENTEAKDLNAPSIMVALTVDGPAVTVSRTVTNVGAARSVYRVDVSAPDGVSITVVPGELQFDEVNQKASFVVTMERAAPGSALESEILGAQLAWVSEEHVVRSPISIISA